Proteins encoded in a region of the Mesoflavibacter profundi genome:
- a CDS encoding LacI family DNA-binding transcriptional regulator, whose amino-acid sequence MGKYDMMKKSNITLKELSKILGVSISTISKALNDSPEISHDTKIKVKELAALHNYQPNVLARNLKSGTTKTIAVVLPTVKNNFFTEVLLGIETEIVKTDYNIIISITNESFEKEAQSVNNLSNGIVDGFILSTSEETQVKQNFNHLTAAIDNNKPIVMFDRVIKTIESDKVLEDNREAVYKATNYLLKSGKKHIAIASTINNITVGKSRTAGYKKALEEFGITLNENDIITGSQDSIKSEVDHYLKTNKPDAFIGLDEDATLSALKSVKQKNYNIPQEVAVVGYANQNIAPHLTPELTTIDQNGIEIGRTIVKLLIDRLKNPTKPYEKVVLPSILCKRLSS is encoded by the coding sequence TTGGGAAAATACGATATGATGAAGAAAAGCAATATTACATTAAAAGAATTATCTAAAATTTTAGGTGTTTCGATTTCAACAATTTCTAAAGCACTTAACGATAGTCCAGAAATTAGTCACGACACAAAAATAAAGGTAAAAGAATTAGCCGCACTTCATAATTACCAACCTAACGTATTAGCAAGAAACCTTAAGTCTGGAACAACAAAAACAATAGCTGTAGTCCTTCCAACTGTAAAAAATAATTTCTTTACAGAAGTGCTATTAGGAATAGAAACAGAAATTGTAAAAACAGACTATAACATAATTATAAGTATCACAAATGAATCTTTTGAAAAAGAAGCACAAAGTGTAAACAATTTATCTAACGGGATTGTAGATGGATTTATACTTTCTACTTCAGAAGAAACACAAGTAAAGCAAAACTTTAATCACTTAACAGCAGCAATAGACAATAATAAACCTATTGTAATGTTTGATCGTGTAATAAAAACTATAGAAAGTGACAAAGTTTTAGAAGATAACAGAGAAGCCGTTTATAAAGCCACAAATTATTTATTAAAATCCGGCAAAAAACACATAGCAATAGCATCTACAATCAATAATATTACCGTAGGAAAATCAAGAACAGCAGGTTACAAAAAAGCATTAGAAGAATTTGGTATAACCTTAAATGAAAACGATATAATTACAGGAAGTCAAGATTCTATTAAATCTGAAGTAGATCACTACCTAAAAACAAATAAACCAGATGCATTTATAGGTTTAGATGAAGATGCAACACTATCTGCATTAAAATCTGTAAAACAAAAAAATTACAATATACCACAAGAAGTAGCAGTTGTAGGATATGCAAATCAAAATATTGCACCGCATTTAACGCCAGAGCTAACAACTATAGATCAAAACGGAATAGAGATAGGCAGAACAATTGTAAAACTATTAATAGACCGTTTAAAAAATCCAACAAAACCTTACGAAAAAGTAGTATTACCTTCAATACTATGTAAAAGATTATCGTCTTAA
- a CDS encoding SMP-30/gluconolactonase/LRE family protein — MSNYLSKNVTVILILFCFVFINCAKKTEQKSEDISTNKPINKTATLEFKIKARLGEGAIWNQKTDELYWVDIEGKTLNIYNPKTKTNKTLNTPTRIGTVVPYTKNEAVVALEDGIYSINLNSNALKLISDVEAKVTTNRFNDGKCDPNGNLWVGSMHYPQTLPNAKLYKVDPQGNATAMVDSVTISNGIVWTKDTKKMYYIDTPTGTIKSYDYDIKTSTITNEKIAVYVPESLGYPDGMTIDQDNLLWVGLWNGNGIAQFDPITGKLLQKIDVPAHNVTSCAFGGDNLDILYITTSTEDMTEEEQKKYPLAGSIFKVKPGAKGVPAYFFNETVR; from the coding sequence ATGTCAAACTATCTATCTAAAAATGTAACAGTTATCTTGATTTTATTCTGCTTTGTTTTTATTAACTGCGCTAAAAAAACCGAACAAAAATCTGAAGATATTTCTACCAACAAACCAATTAACAAAACCGCAACTTTAGAATTTAAGATTAAAGCTAGACTTGGTGAAGGCGCTATTTGGAACCAAAAAACAGATGAACTTTATTGGGTAGACATCGAAGGTAAAACACTAAACATTTACAACCCTAAAACAAAAACCAATAAGACTTTAAATACACCTACCAGAATAGGTACAGTTGTACCATACACTAAAAATGAAGCTGTTGTAGCTTTAGAAGATGGTATTTACAGTATAAATTTAAACTCTAATGCTTTAAAGTTAATATCTGATGTAGAAGCAAAAGTAACTACAAACAGATTTAATGATGGAAAATGTGATCCTAACGGGAATTTATGGGTTGGATCTATGCATTACCCACAAACACTACCAAACGCAAAACTATACAAAGTTGATCCTCAAGGAAACGCAACTGCAATGGTAGATAGCGTAACCATTTCTAACGGAATTGTTTGGACTAAAGACACCAAAAAAATGTATTATATAGATACGCCAACAGGAACTATTAAAAGCTATGATTACGACATAAAAACTAGCACAATCACTAATGAAAAAATTGCAGTTTACGTTCCTGAATCTTTAGGATATCCAGATGGTATGACAATAGATCAAGACAATTTACTTTGGGTTGGTTTATGGAATGGTAATGGTATCGCGCAATTTGATCCAATAACTGGAAAACTACTTCAAAAAATAGATGTTCCAGCACATAATGTAACCTCTTGTGCATTTGGCGGTGATAATTTAGACATTTTATATATCACAACATCTACAGAAGACATGACAGAAGAAGAACAAAAAAAATATCCATTAGCAGGTTCTATATTTAAAGTAAAACCAGGAGCAAAAGGCGTTCCTGCATATTTTTTTAATGAAACTGTTAGATAA
- a CDS encoding HupE/UreJ family protein, which translates to MFNDFWQTVQYGMNHVLDINAYDHVLFLIVLAVPYLFRDWKRVLFLVTMFTIGHSLSLVLAVYGQVNIKASLIEFLIPITILIVAIYNVFTAGKQKNHQKIGLLFISTLFIGLVHGFGFAREFKMNLDAGDNKLINLLEFALGIEIAQIIIVFLVLFLGYIFQTIFRFSKRDWIMVVSAIVIGLVIPMIIDNWIL; encoded by the coding sequence ATGTTTAACGACTTCTGGCAAACTGTACAATATGGAATGAATCATGTGTTAGATATTAATGCATATGATCATGTTTTATTTTTAATTGTTCTAGCTGTACCATATTTGTTTAGAGACTGGAAACGCGTATTATTTTTAGTAACAATGTTTACCATTGGACACTCTTTATCTTTAGTGTTAGCAGTTTATGGGCAAGTAAATATAAAAGCTAGTTTAATAGAATTTTTAATACCTATTACAATATTAATTGTTGCTATTTACAATGTATTTACTGCAGGTAAACAAAAAAACCATCAAAAAATTGGACTGCTATTTATTAGTACATTATTTATAGGATTGGTTCATGGATTTGGGTTTGCTAGAGAATTTAAAATGAATTTAGATGCAGGTGATAATAAATTAATAAATCTATTAGAGTTTGCATTAGGTATAGAAATAGCACAAATAATTATTGTCTTTTTAGTTCTATTTTTAGGGTATATTTTTCAAACTATATTTAGATTTTCTAAACGCGATTGGATTATGGTTGTATCTGCAATTGTAATTGGTTTAGTAATCCCAATGATCATAGATAATTGGATTTTATAA
- a CDS encoding deoxycytidylate deaminase, which yields MSQKKQLKYDKAYLRIAQEWGKLSYCKRKQVGALIVKDRMIISDGYNGTPTGFENFCEDEEGYTKWYVLHAEANAILKVASSTQSCKGATLYITMSPCKECSKLIHQAGIVRVVYKEGYKDDSGLKFLERAGIEINKIEQLEE from the coding sequence ATGTCACAAAAAAAGCAGTTAAAATACGACAAAGCCTATTTACGCATTGCACAAGAATGGGGAAAACTATCTTATTGTAAAAGAAAGCAAGTTGGCGCTTTAATAGTTAAAGATAGAATGATTATATCCGATGGATATAATGGTACACCAACAGGTTTTGAAAATTTTTGCGAAGATGAAGAAGGCTACACTAAATGGTATGTTTTACATGCCGAAGCCAATGCTATATTAAAAGTAGCATCGTCTACGCAATCTTGTAAAGGCGCAACATTATACATAACCATGTCGCCATGTAAAGAATGTAGTAAATTAATACATCAAGCTGGCATAGTTCGTGTTGTATATAAAGAAGGTTATAAAGATGATTCTGGCTTAAAATTTTTAGAACGAGCCGGAATAGAAATTAATAAAATAGAGCAATTAGAAGAGTAA
- a CDS encoding S41 family peptidase, translating into MSKYKIYIPLLIGLAVAAGIFIGGNLDFQDKSDKLFTSNSKKDKLNRLIDYIDFEYVEDVNTDSIVDVTVNGILDNLDPHSVYIPKEKMKRTAENMKGNFVGIGINFYTFKDTITVIKTIENGPSAKAGILGGDRILEANGQSLLGETNDSLVEKLRGKRYSEVILKVLRKGEPDLLTFNVTRDEVPIKSVDASYMLTDNLGYIKINRFAESTYKEFIDALKDLKNEGATSLALDLRGNPGGFLEIAVNIIDEFLEDNKLIVYTRNKKGDEDRSYATKRGVFENGQVFVMIDENSASASEIIAGALQDNDKGTIVGRRSYGKGLVQREMQLGDGSAVRLTVSKYYTPTGRSIQRSYANGNTDYYDDFAYRVNNGELLDPSKIEVADSLKYKTPKGKIVYGGGGIIPDVFVPLDQKMYNETLSFLERKGYFSNFIFEEIEKDRQAYNAISKQDFFDNFQVDDQMVKDFENYLQIKTRSNIVFVAYRDQAKYYLKATIAEQLYGFGAFYKILNKHDTMIDKVKQLHQEVSVD; encoded by the coding sequence ATGTCTAAATACAAAATCTACATACCATTACTAATAGGACTAGCAGTAGCTGCAGGAATATTTATTGGCGGAAATTTAGATTTTCAAGACAAATCAGATAAACTCTTTACCTCAAACAGTAAAAAAGACAAGCTTAACAGGCTAATAGATTACATAGATTTTGAATATGTTGAAGATGTAAATACAGACAGCATTGTAGATGTAACTGTTAACGGAATATTGGACAACTTAGATCCGCATTCAGTATATATTCCTAAAGAAAAAATGAAACGTACCGCAGAAAACATGAAAGGTAATTTTGTAGGTATAGGAATAAATTTTTACACCTTTAAAGATACAATAACAGTTATAAAAACTATCGAAAACGGTCCAAGTGCAAAAGCAGGAATATTAGGAGGTGATCGTATTTTAGAAGCTAATGGGCAATCATTACTTGGCGAAACTAACGATAGCTTAGTAGAAAAATTAAGAGGAAAAAGATACTCAGAAGTCATCTTAAAAGTACTAAGAAAAGGCGAGCCTGACTTATTAACATTTAACGTTACAAGAGACGAAGTACCAATAAAAAGTGTAGATGCATCCTACATGCTTACAGATAATTTAGGCTACATAAAAATAAATAGATTTGCTGAAAGTACTTATAAAGAATTTATAGACGCTTTAAAAGATTTAAAAAATGAAGGTGCAACAAGCCTTGCTTTAGATTTAAGAGGAAATCCTGGCGGTTTTTTAGAAATCGCAGTAAATATTATAGACGAATTTTTAGAAGACAACAAACTAATAGTTTACACAAGAAATAAAAAAGGAGACGAAGACAGAAGCTATGCAACAAAAAGAGGCGTTTTTGAAAACGGACAAGTGTTTGTAATGATAGATGAAAACTCTGCATCTGCTTCCGAAATTATAGCTGGAGCACTTCAAGACAACGATAAAGGAACAATTGTAGGAAGACGATCTTACGGTAAAGGTTTAGTGCAACGCGAAATGCAGTTAGGCGATGGAAGTGCAGTACGTTTAACAGTCTCTAAATACTACACGCCAACAGGAAGATCTATACAGCGCTCTTATGCTAACGGTAACACAGATTATTATGACGATTTTGCTTACCGAGTTAATAATGGCGAATTATTAGATCCATCTAAAATAGAAGTTGCAGACTCTTTAAAATACAAAACACCTAAAGGTAAAATTGTATATGGTGGCGGCGGAATTATACCAGATGTTTTCGTGCCTTTAGACCAAAAAATGTATAACGAAACACTAAGTTTTTTAGAGCGTAAAGGCTATTTTAGTAATTTTATTTTTGAAGAAATAGAAAAAGATAGACAAGCATACAACGCTATATCTAAGCAAGACTTTTTTGATAACTTCCAAGTAGATGATCAAATGGTTAAAGATTTTGAAAATTACTTGCAAATAAAAACAAGATCCAATATAGTTTTTGTAGCTTATCGTGATCAAGCTAAATACTACCTAAAAGCTACAATTGCAGAACAATTGTATGGTTTTGGTGCATTTTACAAAATACTTAATAAGCACGATACGATGATAGATAAAGTTAAGCAACTTCATCAAGAAGTAAGCGTTGACTAG
- a CDS encoding FAD-dependent oxidoreductase codes for MNFDTLIIGGGAAGLSCALVLGSGLQKPFASNKTVGIITHQKSSHLQNALFNNVLGLTPGTLGKDLLESGKLQLSNLYPEVIQIEKEKVKELVETNTGFTVITNKNSYNATRVVIAVGYTNLLTIKGLETYIKPHPRAAIDKDRIWLENKDHLIKENLYVAGTLAGWRSQFAIASGSGAHVATDILTIWNDGKHTKVHDKI; via the coding sequence ATGAATTTTGACACGTTAATTATTGGTGGCGGCGCAGCAGGATTATCCTGCGCATTAGTACTTGGATCTGGTTTACAAAAACCATTTGCTAGCAATAAAACAGTAGGAATAATTACACATCAAAAGTCGTCACATCTTCAAAATGCGCTTTTTAATAATGTACTTGGATTAACTCCAGGAACTTTAGGTAAAGATTTACTAGAAAGTGGTAAACTACAACTATCTAATTTGTATCCTGAAGTTATACAAATTGAAAAAGAAAAAGTAAAAGAGCTAGTAGAAACTAATACAGGATTTACAGTAATTACCAACAAAAATAGTTATAATGCTACTCGCGTTGTTATTGCTGTTGGTTACACAAATTTACTTACCATAAAAGGATTAGAGACTTACATAAAACCTCATCCAAGAGCTGCAATAGACAAAGACAGAATTTGGTTAGAAAATAAAGATCATTTAATTAAAGAAAATTTATACGTTGCAGGAACACTTGCTGGTTGGCGAAGCCAATTTGCAATAGCTTCTGGAAGTGGTGCGCATGTTGCAACAGATATTTTAACTATTTGGAATGATGGCAAGCACACTAAAGTGCATGATAAGATTTAA
- a CDS encoding MarC family protein, whose product MSLDFKEIFTVFMVLFAVIDIVGNIPIIIDLRKKVGHIQSEKAAIIAGIILISFLFLGKSILNLIGINVNSFAVAGSFILFFIALEMILGITLYKEEDTNPMTASVFPLAFPLIAGPGSLTTLLSLRAEYSIQNIIIAVILNVIVIYIVLKTSRRIERLIGQNGIQIIRKVFGVVLLAIAVKLFTDNIKILLA is encoded by the coding sequence ATGTCATTAGATTTTAAAGAAATATTTACCGTTTTCATGGTTTTATTTGCTGTAATAGATATTGTTGGTAATATTCCAATTATTATAGATTTACGTAAAAAAGTAGGACACATTCAAAGTGAAAAAGCTGCAATTATTGCTGGAATAATTTTAATTTCATTTTTATTTTTAGGTAAAAGTATACTTAATTTAATAGGAATTAACGTTAACTCTTTTGCTGTTGCTGGATCGTTTATCTTATTTTTTATTGCTTTAGAAATGATTTTAGGCATCACACTTTATAAAGAAGAAGACACTAACCCAATGACAGCTTCTGTGTTCCCGTTAGCATTTCCATTAATTGCTGGTCCGGGAAGTTTAACAACTTTATTATCTTTACGTGCCGAGTATAGCATCCAAAACATAATTATAGCTGTAATTTTAAACGTTATTGTAATTTACATAGTATTAAAAACTTCTAGAAGAATAGAGCGATTAATTGGACAAAACGGCATACAAATTATTAGAAAAGTATTTGGTGTAGTTTTATTAGCAATTGCTGTTAAGCTGTTTACAGATAACATCAAAATACTATTAGCTTAA
- a CDS encoding DUF3109 family protein: MFQLGKTIVSEDIIEKDFVCNLSACKGACCIDGDAGAPLSKEEANILEDIYPKVKPYLRPEGIKAIEKLGTSTVNEWDEIETPLINNADCAYVIFDEKNTALCAIEEAYNQGDVSWKKPISCHLYPIRIKDYSEFSAVNYEKWDICDDACTLGKELQVPVYKFVKEALIRKFGEDWYAQLEDVASKMKS, encoded by the coding sequence ATGTTTCAGTTAGGTAAAACAATAGTTTCTGAAGATATTATAGAAAAAGACTTTGTCTGTAACTTGTCTGCATGCAAAGGTGCTTGCTGTATAGATGGAGATGCTGGTGCGCCATTAAGTAAGGAAGAGGCTAATATTTTAGAAGATATTTATCCAAAAGTTAAACCTTATTTAAGGCCAGAAGGTATAAAAGCTATCGAAAAACTTGGTACTTCTACTGTTAACGAATGGGACGAAATCGAAACTCCTTTAATAAACAATGCAGATTGCGCTTATGTTATTTTTGACGAGAAAAACACTGCGCTTTGTGCAATAGAAGAAGCTTATAATCAAGGAGATGTAAGTTGGAAAAAACCAATTTCTTGTCATTTGTATCCTATTAGAATTAAGGATTATTCTGAGTTTTCTGCAGTTAATTATGAAAAATGGGATATTTGTGATGATGCCTGTACTTTAGGTAAAGAGTTGCAAGTGCCTGTTTACAAGTTTGTAAAAGAAGCTTTAATAAGAAAATTTGGTGAAGATTGGTACGCACAGTTAGAAGACGTAGCAAGTAAGATGAAATCTTAG
- a CDS encoding tetratricopeptide repeat-containing sensor histidine kinase gives MIFAKTTYYLSLSIKLFCISILVFCNTLNAQDNTNYNTVADSIIKLNITDYNVLEYTVGRNRYDTLKMKVFKTKSINNKYKAGEVFANIMLGNQYRNKSLFPKAEQTLLDALQLSKNYNLIEYEIVSLNMLGVVYRRQAMVKEALDYHQNALQLADRQTNKTKSISKSVAVSYNSMGNIYLELKEYNLALENFNKSLAIEKAADNKLGLAINYNNIGFIYEAKDSLELALKNYKISLDYNNQINSSIGKVISNNSIGSIYLKQNKPELALATIKPTIALAEATKDQFYISMAYINLGWAQNELNLLQQAKTNLDKGLQIATTYNLQSILSTAKYQLSNWYEKKGNHLKALKFYKEAAKLEEEISGKNNSEYVNTLRIRYESEKKSNQILELASANKLAHAKLDQSKKTTYFLILGLILTALATFLFFRQRQLKSEKKILRLEQDMLRNQMNPHFIFNSLNSIKLYIINNEKENAVYYLNKFSKLIRKILIASTEKEITLTDELETMDLYMNIENIRFSNQIHFKTIVDDNVNTDNIKIPSLILQPFLENALWHGLSSKKDNKFINLSVSKINKSYVTISISDNGIGREASQKIKEKKLLKQKSLGIDITKQRLANFSKNYTENYDLMINDLYDSNNQASGTCVVLKLPIIPLQNLKTA, from the coding sequence GTGATCTTTGCTAAAACAACATATTACCTTTCCTTAAGCATCAAGCTTTTTTGTATTAGTATACTAGTTTTCTGTAACACGTTAAATGCGCAAGACAACACAAACTACAATACAGTTGCAGATAGTATAATAAAGTTAAACATTACAGACTATAATGTATTAGAATACACTGTTGGAAGAAACAGGTACGATACATTAAAAATGAAAGTTTTTAAAACCAAAAGCATTAACAATAAGTATAAAGCAGGAGAAGTATTTGCAAATATCATGCTTGGTAATCAATACCGAAATAAATCTTTGTTCCCAAAAGCAGAACAAACGCTTTTAGACGCATTACAATTATCTAAAAACTACAACCTAATAGAATATGAAATTGTAAGTTTAAACATGTTAGGTGTTGTATACAGGCGACAAGCAATGGTAAAAGAAGCTTTAGACTATCATCAAAACGCTTTACAACTTGCAGATCGCCAAACCAACAAAACAAAATCTATTAGTAAAAGTGTTGCTGTATCTTACAATAGCATGGGAAATATATATTTAGAACTAAAGGAATACAATCTTGCTTTAGAAAACTTTAATAAATCCTTAGCTATTGAAAAAGCTGCAGATAATAAATTAGGACTAGCTATAAACTATAACAATATTGGTTTTATTTACGAAGCAAAAGATAGTTTAGAATTAGCCCTAAAAAACTACAAAATATCGTTAGACTATAACAATCAAATAAATTCTAGCATAGGAAAAGTAATTAGCAATAATAGCATAGGAAGCATTTATTTAAAGCAAAATAAACCAGAACTTGCGCTAGCTACAATAAAACCAACAATTGCACTTGCAGAAGCCACAAAAGATCAATTTTATATAAGTATGGCTTATATAAATTTGGGTTGGGCACAAAACGAGCTAAACTTATTACAACAAGCAAAAACTAATCTTGATAAAGGGTTACAAATTGCAACAACATATAACTTACAATCTATATTAAGTACTGCTAAATACCAGTTATCAAATTGGTATGAAAAAAAAGGAAACCACTTAAAAGCCTTAAAATTTTATAAGGAAGCTGCTAAATTAGAAGAAGAAATTAGCGGAAAAAACAATTCTGAATACGTAAACACACTTAGAATTAGATACGAATCTGAAAAAAAATCCAACCAAATATTAGAATTAGCAAGCGCTAACAAACTAGCACATGCTAAATTAGACCAAAGCAAAAAAACCACCTATTTTTTAATTCTAGGTTTAATACTTACAGCTTTAGCTACATTTTTATTTTTTAGACAACGCCAATTAAAAAGCGAAAAAAAGATCCTAAGATTAGAGCAAGATATGTTGCGTAATCAAATGAATCCGCATTTTATTTTCAACTCTTTAAATTCGATAAAACTGTATATTATAAATAACGAAAAAGAAAACGCAGTGTATTACTTAAACAAGTTTTCTAAACTTATAAGAAAAATACTTATTGCATCTACTGAGAAAGAAATAACTTTAACAGACGAGCTTGAAACAATGGATTTATATATGAATATAGAAAACATTCGATTTTCTAATCAAATTCATTTTAAAACCATTGTAGACGATAACGTAAATACAGATAACATTAAAATTCCGTCTTTAATCCTTCAGCCATTTTTAGAAAATGCTTTGTGGCATGGTTTATCATCAAAAAAGGACAATAAATTTATTAATTTATCGGTTTCAAAAATTAATAAAAGTTACGTGACCATTAGTATTTCGGATAACGGAATTGGTCGCGAAGCTTCACAAAAAATAAAAGAGAAAAAATTATTAAAACAAAAGTCTTTAGGTATAGATATTACTAAACAACGTCTTGCTAATTTCTCTAAAAATTACACCGAAAATTATGATTTAATGATCAACGATTTGTACGATAGTAACAATCAAGCTTCAGGTACTTGCGTGGTTTTAAAACTACCAATTATCCCTTTACAAAATTTAAAAACTGCTTAG
- a CDS encoding LytR/AlgR family response regulator transcription factor, with protein sequence MLTAVIVDDEPKAIQSLNWELSNFDQQIKVVNTFTNPDQALEYLKDNVPDCLFLDIQMPTMDGFQFLQKLDNKNIAVIITTAYNEYAIKALKNDAIDYLLKPIDTDDLSLTVEKIKRFKKTFSADVIEDILINFTNNNSKKKITINTDGKLLFLNVDDILFAESDGNYSTIYMTDKQKILVTKKLKEVNLLLPEHLFFRIHNSYIVNLSKIKEFIKTEGYVIMESNHKIPVARQRKSEFLEKL encoded by the coding sequence ATGCTAACTGCTGTAATTGTAGATGACGAACCTAAAGCTATTCAAAGTTTAAATTGGGAATTATCTAATTTTGACCAACAAATTAAAGTTGTAAATACGTTTACAAATCCTGACCAAGCATTAGAGTATTTAAAAGACAACGTGCCAGATTGTTTGTTTTTAGATATCCAAATGCCAACAATGGATGGATTTCAATTTTTACAAAAACTAGACAATAAAAACATCGCTGTTATCATTACAACTGCTTACAATGAATATGCAATTAAAGCACTAAAAAACGACGCTATTGACTACTTACTAAAGCCAATAGATACAGATGATCTATCGCTTACAGTAGAAAAAATTAAACGATTTAAAAAAACCTTTAGTGCAGATGTAATAGAAGATATTCTAATAAATTTTACTAATAACAACAGCAAAAAAAAGATAACTATTAATACCGATGGGAAATTACTTTTTTTAAATGTGGACGATATTTTGTTTGCAGAATCTGATGGTAATTATAGTACAATTTACATGACAGACAAGCAAAAAATATTGGTAACAAAAAAATTAAAAGAAGTAAACCTACTTTTACCAGAACACTTATTTTTTAGAATACACAATTCTTACATTGTTAACCTAAGTAAAATCAAAGAATTTATTAAAACTGAAGGTTATGTGATTATGGAATCTAACCATAAAATACCTGTGGCAAGACAACGTAAATCAGAATTTTTAGAAAAACTATAA
- a CDS encoding RDD family protein codes for MKHTQFNVTPDLYASKGQRFVNFIIDYVVQLIIGFLFGIVIALIINFTQNETLYEWFFVEEARWKDYLFGIVILLIYYTVIESITAHSVGKYVTKTKIVMEDGSKPSASDIFLRTLCRLIPFEQFSFLGDEARGWHDSMSKTIVVDKTKFEAKLKSINDLEELGKDQEHNLIEY; via the coding sequence ATGAAACACACACAATTTAATGTTACTCCAGACTTGTACGCGAGTAAAGGACAACGCTTTGTAAACTTTATTATAGACTATGTTGTTCAATTAATTATAGGCTTTTTGTTTGGAATAGTAATAGCCTTAATTATAAATTTCACCCAAAATGAAACTTTATACGAATGGTTTTTTGTAGAAGAAGCTAGATGGAAAGATTATTTATTTGGAATCGTAATTTTGTTAATATACTATACAGTTATAGAGTCTATTACAGCTCATTCTGTTGGAAAATATGTGACAAAAACTAAAATTGTTATGGAAGATGGTTCTAAACCAAGTGCTTCGGATATTTTTTTAAGAACGTTATGTAGATTAATCCCATTTGAGCAATTTTCTTTTTTAGGAGACGAAGCAAGAGGTTGGCATGATAGTATGTCTAAAACAATTGTAGTAGATAAAACGAAATTTGAAGCTAAATTAAAATCTATAAATGATCTTGAAGAGCTTGGAAAAGACCAAGAACATAATCTAATCGAATATTAA
- a CDS encoding OmpA/MotB family protein — MKKLSLVLLVVLSSCVSKKKYVALEKEKGEITSELTKTRVEKEELEQKFAIIQSRVNDYNAKINNLTTEVGELTEENKTKFDAVGNKAVISEKSKEGMRKTLANVDPEVMKYVNSLEDSMNLALSLNLKKFVDNSDIDENEDISINIDQTVVMISISDKMLFNSGSYKINSKANKVLEKVADVIKSEPSLNVMIEGHTDSRTINTDKIKDNWDLSVLRATSVVRALQKDFGVAPEQLIAAGRSSYQPLTDNDTKDNRARNRRTRIVILPNIDKFFALMSSSDTLAATDL; from the coding sequence ATGAAAAAACTATCATTAGTATTACTAGTCGTGTTATCATCTTGTGTTTCTAAAAAGAAATATGTAGCACTAGAAAAAGAAAAAGGTGAAATTACTAGCGAATTAACCAAGACAAGAGTAGAAAAAGAAGAATTAGAACAAAAATTTGCAATAATCCAATCAAGAGTTAACGATTACAATGCCAAAATAAACAATCTTACTACAGAAGTTGGAGAACTTACCGAAGAAAACAAGACCAAATTTGATGCTGTTGGCAATAAAGCAGTAATTTCAGAAAAATCTAAAGAAGGCATGCGTAAAACTTTAGCTAACGTAGATCCAGAAGTGATGAAGTACGTTAATTCGCTTGAAGACTCGATGAATTTAGCCTTATCCTTAAACCTTAAAAAGTTTGTCGATAATAGTGATATTGATGAGAACGAAGATATATCTATCAACATAGATCAAACTGTGGTGATGATATCTATTTCAGACAAAATGTTATTTAATAGTGGTAGCTACAAAATTAATAGTAAAGCCAATAAGGTTTTAGAAAAAGTAGCAGATGTAATTAAATCTGAACCTAGCTTAAATGTAATGATAGAAGGTCATACAGACTCAAGAACTATTAATACAGATAAAATTAAAGATAACTGGGATTTAAGTGTTTTAAGAGCAACATCTGTTGTTAGAGCTTTACAAAAAGATTTTGGTGTAGCTCCAGAACAATTAATTGCAGCTGGTAGAAGTAGTTACCAACCTTTAACAGATAACGACACTAAAGATAATCGTGCTAGAAATAGAAGAACAAGAATTGTTATTCTACCAAATATAGATAAGTTTTTTGCACTTATGTCTAGTAGTGACACTTTAGCTGCTACAGATTTATAA